A stretch of Clostridium formicaceticum DNA encodes these proteins:
- the bioB gene encoding biotin synthase BioB, which yields MHHYIAELGERILNGGQINYQEALALEEIQGADLYFLSAYASKIREVYQGDRVDLCSIVSARTGGCKENCAFCSQSAHHETGTKEEINLDKNEILRRAKAMEAAGIHRFDIVTSGKGYKLNDPEFAILLDIFRKLKEETKLQLCACLGVIGEEEARAIKDAGVTRYNHNLETAESFFSQIVSTHSYKEREKTLMAVKKVGMEVCCGGIIGMGEAFAQRVEFAFALRNLAVDSVPLNVLNPIAGTPLENKEPLSPLEVIKTMGMFRFVLPKTNIRFAGGREVNLRSLQALGFVSGINGMLTGNYLTTKGQGISEDLAMIEDLGLRY from the coding sequence ATGCATCACTATATAGCAGAATTGGGTGAAAGAATTTTAAACGGAGGGCAAATCAATTATCAGGAGGCTTTAGCTCTAGAGGAGATTCAGGGGGCTGATCTTTACTTTCTTTCTGCCTACGCTTCGAAGATTAGAGAAGTATATCAAGGAGATCGGGTTGATCTTTGCTCCATTGTTAGTGCCCGTACAGGAGGATGTAAAGAAAACTGTGCCTTTTGCTCTCAATCTGCACACCATGAAACAGGCACAAAAGAGGAAATCAATCTAGATAAAAACGAAATTTTACGAAGGGCTAAAGCTATGGAAGCAGCAGGTATACACCGATTTGATATTGTAACCAGCGGTAAGGGCTACAAGTTGAATGACCCTGAGTTTGCTATCCTTTTAGATATTTTTCGAAAGCTAAAGGAGGAGACAAAATTACAATTATGTGCTTGTTTGGGGGTTATTGGAGAAGAGGAAGCTCGAGCCATTAAAGATGCAGGGGTTACGAGATACAATCATAACCTAGAAACTGCTGAGAGCTTCTTTTCTCAAATTGTTTCCACCCACAGCTATAAGGAGAGAGAAAAAACTCTGATGGCGGTTAAAAAAGTTGGCATGGAGGTTTGCTGTGGAGGGATCATCGGTATGGGAGAGGCTTTTGCCCAAAGGGTTGAGTTTGCTTTTGCACTTAGGAATTTGGCAGTTGATTCCGTACCTCTAAATGTATTGAATCCTATTGCTGGTACACCGCTGGAAAATAAGGAACCTCTTTCTCCCTTGGAAGTAATAAAGACTATGGGGATGTTCAGGTTTGTTTTGCCTAAAACCAATATAAGATTTGCCGGTGGCCGAGAAGTAAACCTACGGAGTCTTCAAGCTTTAGGGTTTGTTTCGGGGATCAATGGCATGCTTACAGGAAATTATCTTACAACAAAGGGGCAAGGAATTTCAGAGGACTTAGCAATGATTGAAGACTTAGGCTTGAGGTATTAA
- a CDS encoding 6-carboxyhexanoate--CoA ligase, with amino-acid sequence MKENLYSVKMRAARKGEHISGGEKVILEQEIESVVQQLTKRALEHSKGKPDFINIAIQNIMKETIEYIAPLDITTVVVDDYIQGRECAVKVLQKIGLSYKASQIALNILKACNPMRGAVLLDIHSLERLEQDKDRGVRATNIDWSFRLREDLDKVLEKEGLNNNHVKEAVALASKVSNAPGIIAELCWSDDPDYVAGYVASQDTGYVRITKLKSLGDAAGGRIFCFDASKASIEACIEYLQEKVTLINELPVVKDSICYRDFLEEA; translated from the coding sequence ATGAAGGAAAATCTATATAGCGTCAAAATGAGGGCTGCCAGAAAAGGAGAACATATTTCTGGTGGGGAGAAAGTGATCTTAGAACAAGAGATAGAAAGCGTAGTGCAACAGCTAACAAAAAGAGCCTTAGAACATAGTAAAGGCAAGCCAGATTTTATAAATATAGCCATACAGAATATAATGAAGGAGACTATAGAGTATATTGCCCCTTTAGACATAACAACAGTTGTGGTGGATGATTATATCCAGGGGAGAGAATGTGCAGTGAAAGTATTACAAAAAATTGGCTTATCCTATAAGGCTTCTCAAATAGCACTCAATATATTAAAGGCTTGCAATCCTATGAGGGGGGCAGTACTTTTGGATATTCATTCTTTGGAAAGGCTTGAACAAGATAAAGATAGGGGAGTGAGGGCCACCAACATTGATTGGAGTTTTAGATTAAGGGAGGACTTAGATAAAGTATTAGAAAAAGAAGGCTTGAATAACAATCATGTGAAGGAGGCTGTTGCATTGGCAAGCAAGGTTTCCAATGCTCCTGGCATCATCGCTGAGCTATGTTGGTCTGATGATCCAGATTATGTTGCTGGCTACGTAGCATCTCAAGACACGGGCTATGTTAGAATCACCAAGCTAAAGTCACTAGGTGATGCTGCTGGTGGAAGAATATTTTGCTTTGATGCATCAAAGGCATCTATAGAAGCATGTATAGAATATTTGCAAGAGAAAGTGACACTGATCAATGAGCTTCCTGTGGTAAAGGATAGTATTTGCTATAGGGATTTTTTGGAGGAGGCGTAA
- the bioF gene encoding 8-amino-7-oxononanoate synthase yields the protein MRFIDECLKDIKDRGLYREFKFLSGPQSKYTLIGNKRVLLMTSNNYLDLCNDVRLKDAAEAAIRTYGVGAGGSRLTTGSYELHDQLEKKIADFKNTEAAILFNTGYMANIGVVTAIADKEWILFSDALNHASIIDGCRLSGAKIVVYKHCDMEDLRKKIKAYEGKKRCIVTDGVFSMDGDIAPLDKIVELAKANNLLTVVDDAHGTGVLGNRGTGCVEYFNLKGQVDIQIGTLSKALASEGGFVAGSKSLVTYLRHKARSFIYSTALSPATIAVSLCSLDIVKSEKDRRDRLLENTKWFQEELKKLGFHVLESNTAIIPLIIGSAEKATKLSEKLFEKDIFISAIRPPTVPDHTSRLRITLMATHSREELKYVLNGLKEAGMELGMI from the coding sequence ATGAGGTTTATAGATGAATGTTTAAAGGATATAAAAGATAGAGGTCTATATAGGGAGTTTAAGTTTTTAAGTGGTCCTCAAAGTAAATATACGCTAATAGGGAATAAAAGAGTGTTATTAATGACTTCCAATAATTATTTGGATCTATGTAATGATGTTAGATTAAAGGATGCAGCAGAAGCAGCAATTCGTACATACGGAGTAGGGGCAGGGGGATCTAGGCTAACGACAGGAAGCTATGAACTTCACGATCAACTAGAAAAGAAGATAGCTGATTTCAAGAATACAGAGGCAGCCATTCTTTTCAATACAGGATATATGGCGAATATAGGTGTCGTAACAGCGATAGCAGATAAGGAATGGATTTTATTTAGTGATGCATTAAATCATGCAAGCATTATTGATGGATGTCGGCTAAGTGGGGCTAAGATTGTTGTCTATAAGCATTGTGATATGGAGGACTTGAGAAAGAAGATAAAGGCTTATGAAGGCAAGAAGAGATGTATCGTGACAGATGGCGTATTTAGCATGGACGGTGATATCGCACCATTAGATAAAATAGTAGAGCTAGCGAAAGCAAATAACCTCTTAACAGTGGTTGATGATGCCCATGGCACAGGAGTTTTAGGAAATCGTGGTACAGGTTGTGTAGAGTATTTCAACTTAAAAGGGCAGGTGGATATACAGATAGGAACCCTTAGCAAGGCCCTTGCTAGTGAAGGAGGATTTGTGGCTGGCAGTAAAAGTCTAGTGACCTATTTAAGACATAAGGCTAGAAGTTTCATTTATTCAACTGCGTTATCTCCAGCTACGATTGCAGTTTCATTGTGCTCTTTAGATATTGTAAAAAGTGAGAAAGACAGAAGGGATAGACTTCTTGAGAACACAAAATGGTTTCAAGAGGAACTAAAAAAACTTGGATTTCATGTTTTGGAAAGCAACACAGCAATTATCCCACTTATTATAGGAAGTGCAGAAAAAGCTACAAAATTAAGTGAAAAACTGTTTGAAAAAGATATTTTTATCTCAGCAATTAGGCCGCCTACTGTGCCAGACCATACCAGTCGATTGAGAATTACACTGATGGCTACCCATAGTAGAGAAGAACTTAAATATGTTTTGAATGGTTTAAAAGAAGCAGGAATGGAATTAGGTATGATTTAG
- the bioD gene encoding dethiobiotin synthase has product MGKGLFIVGTDTDVGKTFVTAGMTYLLRKDSFKAISFKPVQSGGILKNEKLVPTDVAFVREIAAINEEDVVMNSYCLREAVSPHIAAEKENVKIDIQKIIDDYEKLKAVYDYVLVEGAGGVVVPLIRDGYYIYDLIRELDIPAVIVARAGVGTINHTALTADFLRRLGVEVRGFIINQYHGSYYEKDNIEVIKKITGLNAVAIIHKIDLKEEREAVINVRETFERSLTVEGVLDLFD; this is encoded by the coding sequence TTGGGAAAAGGACTGTTTATCGTAGGAACGGATACGGATGTAGGAAAGACCTTTGTTACAGCAGGTATGACTTATCTTTTAAGAAAAGACAGTTTTAAGGCAATCAGTTTTAAGCCAGTACAAAGTGGAGGGATTCTTAAAAATGAGAAGTTAGTACCTACAGATGTGGCCTTCGTAAGGGAGATAGCTGCAATCAATGAAGAAGATGTTGTTATGAATAGCTACTGTCTAAGGGAGGCAGTATCCCCTCATATAGCTGCCGAAAAAGAGAATGTGAAGATTGATATTCAGAAAATCATTGATGATTATGAGAAGTTGAAAGCAGTCTATGATTATGTTCTGGTAGAAGGGGCAGGTGGGGTTGTTGTACCATTAATTAGAGATGGATACTACATCTATGACCTGATCAGGGAGTTGGATATTCCTGCTGTAATTGTTGCAAGGGCTGGTGTGGGTACGATTAACCATACTGCGTTAACGGCTGATTTTCTTAGAAGATTGGGAGTAGAGGTAAGGGGATTCATTATCAATCAGTATCATGGAAGCTATTACGAAAAAGATAACATAGAAGTGATTAAGAAGATTACAGGATTAAATGCTGTAGCTATTATTCATAAAATTGATTTAAAAGAAGAGCGGGAAGCTGTGATCAATGTAAGAGAAACCTTTGAAAGAAGCTTAACAGTAGAAGGGGTTTTGGATTTATTTGATTAA
- a CDS encoding nucleoid-associated protein: protein MEQENSLRIIKAILHILDNNVQIPIISSKEIEITEEIFDFLGKHILKVIHSDKIKNGVFNDEYNTVYNLCKKITSNIEEFVTISTELANDLFDIMKKNPNIPPGDMVFCIFEMNHHSYLAIMKFNYISTYIHYVTSTEEGNVNNLIRQTTTLPNTSQKLEECIIINLVDYEIKLLEKEYEMNGSKDFYLSKLFLRCSFDLSDSDKFKILNKVTKKLNKKFFDDDFTKTAKLQTVLAESLEETDEIKVDRIADEVFEGNHEIKEEYMEEIKKEGLSENAVKIEQSNTITKKLRTHKLKTDSGIEINLPLNYYNNKDIIEFINNPDGTISILLKNITKILNK, encoded by the coding sequence ATGGAGCAAGAAAACTCTTTAAGAATCATTAAAGCCATTTTACATATTCTAGATAACAATGTACAAATTCCCATTATTTCATCAAAGGAAATAGAAATCACAGAAGAGATATTTGATTTTCTTGGAAAGCATATTTTAAAAGTTATTCATAGCGATAAAATAAAAAATGGTGTTTTTAATGATGAGTATAATACTGTTTATAACCTTTGCAAAAAAATAACATCAAATATAGAAGAATTCGTAACTATTAGTACTGAATTAGCGAACGACTTGTTTGACATCATGAAGAAAAACCCGAATATACCCCCAGGAGACATGGTGTTTTGCATTTTTGAAATGAACCATCATAGTTATTTAGCCATAATGAAATTTAACTATATATCTACCTATATCCACTATGTAACAAGTACAGAAGAGGGTAATGTAAATAATCTAATTCGTCAAACCACTACATTGCCAAACACATCACAGAAATTAGAGGAATGTATCATCATTAATCTAGTAGACTATGAAATAAAATTACTAGAAAAAGAGTATGAGATGAATGGGAGCAAAGATTTTTATTTATCCAAGCTATTTTTAAGATGTAGTTTTGATTTATCAGATAGTGACAAATTTAAAATTCTTAATAAGGTGACTAAAAAGTTAAATAAAAAATTTTTTGATGATGACTTTACAAAAACAGCAAAACTGCAGACGGTTTTAGCTGAAAGTCTTGAAGAAACAGATGAAATTAAGGTAGATAGAATTGCAGATGAGGTTTTCGAAGGGAATCATGAAATAAAAGAAGAATATATGGAAGAGATAAAAAAAGAAGGCTTAAGTGAAAATGCTGTGAAGATAGAACAATCAAATACTATAACAAAAAAACTCAGGACCCATAAATTAAAGACGGATAGTGGTATTGAAATCAACCTGCCATTAAACTATTATAACAACAAAGACATCATTGAATTTATCAATAATCCAGATGGAACGATATCTATACTGTTAAAAAACATTACAAAAATTCTCAATAAATAA
- the argH gene encoding argininosuccinate lyase, which translates to MRERLKEKPNEVVCRNIFEPAMRDDSERSFKNMMRVNIAHVLMLHKQEIIDRHTAKCLVSMLEELQEEGVSVLELNPEYEDLYFNIEKYIICKGGIEIGGKMHTGRSRNDLNATVTRMNARDRILEMCELFLETMKTITQLAENNIEAVMSGYTHMQPAQPITLAHYILSVASALQRDFERLLSSYKRLNICPLGGGAFAGTSFNIDRMYAANLLGFDSVVENSIDAVASRDYLLEIVADLAICCSTISRFAHDLYIWSSDEFKYIEVDSSIAACSSIMPQKKNPITIEHIKAKAAYLIGSFVGIFGCLKNIPYSHCRDSGSESPREFWIAMDQAKSIFELLNVTMKNLTINHENMRKKVNKNFSTVTELADELVRKEKLSFRKAHEIVGSIVADCISKGIEADEISVEMVNKKCEEFGEKNINWSEEELAKILSAKEAIKRRTSLGGPSPTQSRETIDKLKDQFERNRRVCEELKSNVIKSNELMVYLMKNI; encoded by the coding sequence ATGCGAGAAAGGCTTAAAGAAAAACCTAATGAGGTTGTATGCAGAAACATTTTTGAACCAGCTATGCGAGACGATAGTGAGCGATCCTTTAAGAACATGATGAGGGTAAATATAGCTCATGTGCTAATGCTGCATAAACAAGAAATCATAGATAGACACACTGCCAAGTGTTTAGTGTCTATGTTAGAAGAACTGCAGGAAGAGGGTGTAAGTGTATTAGAGCTAAATCCCGAATATGAGGATTTATACTTTAATATAGAAAAATACATTATTTGTAAAGGAGGGATAGAGATAGGTGGCAAGATGCATACGGGAAGAAGTCGAAATGATTTGAATGCTACTGTAACTAGAATGAATGCAAGAGATAGAATACTTGAAATGTGCGAACTTTTTTTAGAGACGATGAAAACCATAACACAGCTTGCAGAAAACAATATTGAAGCGGTAATGAGTGGATATACCCATATGCAGCCAGCACAGCCAATAACCTTAGCACATTATATATTGAGTGTAGCTAGCGCGCTTCAAAGAGATTTTGAAAGATTGTTAAGTAGCTATAAAAGGTTGAATATATGTCCTTTAGGAGGTGGTGCTTTTGCGGGAACTAGCTTTAATATTGATAGGATGTATGCAGCAAATTTATTAGGATTTGATAGTGTAGTAGAAAATTCTATAGATGCTGTTGCATCGAGAGATTACTTACTAGAGATAGTAGCTGATTTAGCCATATGTTGTTCTACAATCAGTAGGTTTGCACATGATTTATATATATGGAGTTCTGATGAATTTAAATATATAGAAGTAGATAGTTCAATAGCTGCATGTAGTAGTATCATGCCACAAAAAAAGAACCCTATTACTATAGAACATATAAAAGCTAAAGCAGCTTACTTAATTGGATCTTTTGTAGGAATATTTGGTTGTTTAAAGAATATTCCCTACTCTCACTGTAGGGATTCTGGAAGTGAGTCTCCTAGAGAATTTTGGATAGCCATGGATCAAGCGAAGAGTATTTTTGAATTGCTGAATGTAACGATGAAAAATTTAACAATAAACCACGAGAATATGAGAAAAAAGGTAAATAAAAACTTTAGTACTGTCACCGAGTTAGCAGATGAACTTGTGAGAAAAGAAAAACTATCCTTCAGAAAAGCACACGAAATAGTTGGAAGTATCGTAGCTGATTGCATATCTAAAGGAATAGAAGCAGATGAGATAAGCGTTGAAATGGTAAATAAAAAATGTGAAGAATTTGGGGAAAAAAATATAAATTGGTCTGAAGAGGAATTAGCAAAGATATTAAGTGCTAAGGAGGCAATAAAGCGAAGAACTAGTTTAGGAGGACCTTCACCAACTCAATCTAGAGAAACTATCGATAAGTTAAAAGATCAATTTGAAAGGAATAGAAGGGTTTGTGAAGAGCTTAAATCAAATGTTATAAAATCTAATGAACTTATGGTATACTTAATGAAAAATATTTAA
- a CDS encoding GntR family transcriptional regulator translates to MKDEKGVTLYYKIKQYIEEKIDSGELKPGDQIPTEIELSKLFCVSRATVRQAISELVQDKKIVKKRGQGTFVAEQTLELEFIKLYFPEELGDFHELMSYSYEKPSNSLSEILNLASDEKVIKIYRIRYFNDKPTVLEKSFLRQDKFAEIEKQDLSQRIYKIIEDVYKIKLISSKTTIEPVIITAEEAELLKTTKGLPALLLSRTIYTYNNEPIIYTKSLLKGDTCKLLFCD, encoded by the coding sequence ATGAAGGATGAAAAAGGAGTAACTTTATATTATAAAATTAAACAATACATTGAAGAAAAAATTGATTCCGGAGAATTAAAGCCAGGGGATCAAATACCTACTGAAATAGAATTATCTAAACTGTTTTGTGTAAGTAGAGCAACAGTGAGGCAAGCGATTAGTGAATTGGTTCAAGATAAAAAAATTGTAAAAAAAAGAGGACAGGGAACTTTTGTTGCTGAACAAACGCTAGAACTTGAATTCATCAAACTTTATTTTCCAGAAGAACTAGGAGATTTTCATGAGTTGATGAGTTATTCCTATGAAAAACCTTCTAATTCATTAAGTGAGATTTTAAATTTAGCGTCAGATGAAAAAGTAATCAAAATATATAGAATCAGATACTTTAATGACAAACCCACAGTTTTGGAAAAGTCTTTTTTAAGACAAGATAAATTCGCAGAAATAGAAAAGCAGGATTTAAGCCAGAGAATTTACAAGATAATAGAAGATGTTTATAAAATAAAACTGATTTCTTCTAAAACCACCATAGAACCAGTGATAATAACAGCTGAGGAGGCAGAACTACTTAAAACAACGAAGGGGTTGCCAGCGTTGTTGTTGTCAAGGACAATTTATACATATAATAATGAGCCAATAATATATACCAAGAGTTTATTAAAGGGTGACACATGTAAATTATTATTTTGTGATTAA
- a CDS encoding TAXI family TRAP transporter solute-binding subunit: MKKAVSTLIISLLVISLVACGGTQTSSDDNGISPEGKGITRLLLGTSSVGGTYYALGGGWAGIMNDKMSGIDISVEVTGGPTTNIQLIEDKQMELGLATTWLAGEGFNGEGWSENQKYDSIRALFPVYKSILYAYSLEGKGIDAIGDFNEKNVSVGAPGATSDAAGRAVLEILEIDAKKIDSLPTNTAINGIKDGIVDGGFLVSGVPAPALLDLETTHQIKHLGLTQEEINKILNSYPYWAQDIIKKGTYKDLNEDINVISFWNIAIGDKELSEDLVYDIVKTTFENYDALVAVDPSAADCIPDNIKYSSIPLHKGAIRYYEEIGIEIPSNLLPPEAK, encoded by the coding sequence ATGAAAAAAGCAGTGAGTACATTAATCATATCTTTATTGGTGATTAGTTTAGTGGCTTGTGGAGGTACACAGACCTCATCAGATGATAATGGAATAAGCCCAGAGGGTAAGGGTATTACCAGGCTATTGCTAGGAACATCCAGTGTAGGTGGAACATACTATGCTTTAGGTGGTGGTTGGGCTGGAATAATGAATGATAAAATGTCTGGTATTGACATTAGTGTAGAAGTTACTGGTGGCCCAACTACCAATATACAACTTATTGAAGATAAGCAAATGGAATTAGGGCTTGCAACAACCTGGTTAGCAGGAGAAGGATTTAATGGGGAAGGCTGGAGTGAAAATCAAAAGTATGATTCAATAAGGGCACTATTCCCAGTTTATAAAAGTATCTTATATGCATATTCTTTAGAGGGTAAGGGAATCGATGCAATAGGAGATTTTAATGAAAAAAATGTAAGTGTTGGAGCACCTGGCGCCACAAGTGATGCAGCTGGAAGGGCTGTACTAGAAATATTAGAAATAGATGCTAAAAAAATAGATAGTTTACCTACAAATACAGCCATTAATGGCATAAAAGACGGAATAGTAGATGGAGGTTTCTTGGTTTCTGGGGTTCCAGCACCAGCTTTATTAGACTTAGAAACAACTCATCAAATTAAGCATTTAGGTTTGACACAAGAGGAAATCAACAAAATTTTAAATAGTTATCCTTACTGGGCGCAAGATATAATTAAAAAAGGTACATATAAGGATTTAAATGAAGATATCAATGTAATTTCATTTTGGAACATAGCTATTGGAGACAAAGAATTATCAGAAGATTTAGTATATGATATAGTAAAAACTACTTTCGAGAATTATGATGCTTTAGTGGCAGTTGATCCGTCAGCAGCTGATTGTATTCCTGACAATATTAAATATAGTAGTATACCTCTGCACAAAGGAGCAA